In Nicotiana tabacum cultivar K326 chromosome 17, ASM71507v2, whole genome shotgun sequence, one DNA window encodes the following:
- the LOC107762697 gene encoding NEDD8-conjugating enzyme Ubc12-like: protein MINLFKVKEKQKEAAENAEGKPPIKEQTASQLRLHRDIGELTLPPICTIEFPNGKDDLMHFEVTIKPDEGYYKEGTFPFTFEIPILYPHDAPKVKCKVKVYHPNLDLEGNVCLNILREDWKPVLNINAVIYGLIHLFTEPNHEDPLNHEAAEELRDKPKSFEQTVGRTMWGGHVHDVYFDRVL, encoded by the coding sequence GCTGAAAATGCAGAAGGGAAACCACCAATTAAGGAGCAAACTGCATCACAATTAAGGCTTCATAGAGATATTGGTGAATTAACATTACCACCAATTTGTACCATTGAATTTCCAAATGGAAAAGATGATCTTATGCATTTTGAAGTCACAATTAAACCAGATGAAGGATATTATAAAGAGGGTAcatttccttttacttttgaaattccaaTACTATATCCACACGATGCACCAAAAGTTAAGTGCAAAGTTAAAGTTTATCATCCAAATCTTGATTTAGAAGGAAATGTTTGTCTTAATATTCTTAGAGAAGATTGGAAACCTGTGTTGAATATTAATGCAGTAATTTATGGTTTGATTCATTTGTTTACTGAACCAAATCATGAGGATCCACTCAACCATGAAGCAGCTGAGGAATTAAGAGACAAACCAAAGTCTTTCGAGCAAACTGTTGGTAGAACCATGTGGGGAGGACATGTGCATGACGTATATTTCGATCGCGTTCTGTAA